ACGTTGGCCCGTGTTGCGAACGAAGCCAGATCTTGCCCGGCGTTGCCACTAACGAAAAAACGCCCACACGTGGCGAACGTGACGCATCGTGGCGGAAACCGTCGGCCAGCCAGTCTCCCGAGCGTAAGATTTCTAAAGTAAACTACGGGCTTCGCAAATCCGCTTTCCGTTGGAGCAAACACCTTGCCTGCGCGTCGCCGAATGTATCTGTGGGCAGGGGCGATGATCGTCTTGAGCTGGCTGTCGATTGCCTTGGCGTATCCTCTAGGAACCATCGGCATGGGGTACTTTCTGGGCTCGCTGTCTGCTCAGGTTACGCTCGCGGCAGCTTGGGCGGCTCTCGGCCCAACGTCACCTGCTCGGCGTATGATTCTTTCGATCGGCTGGGTCCTTTCATTATGGGGCGCGGTAGGGATCACCATGTCGATCAATTCTGGCCCCAACGAGATCATGGAAATGGTCGTGGTCGGCGTATTGCTACTCGTCCAATGGCTATTGGTACAGCTTCCATTGTGGGGCTTGGCGTTAGGGCTAAACGTGCAACTACGCCATCGCGACGACACCCACCACGACGCCAGAGCAGTCGAGCTTCGGTTCAGCCTTCGCCACCTATTCATCATTATGTCAATTGCTGGTCTGTTCCTGGGAATCGGCCGACTCGTGGTTCCTCTCATAGATCTCTCCGGGCGCCGCGAAATACCGATTTTTGTTTTCCTGGCAGTGGCAGGCGTTGTCATGACATTCCCTCTCTTGGTCGCCACTTTGATGCAGCGAATGGCCCTGCCATGTGCCTTGCTGTCACTCATGTTCGTCGGCGGCGCAACGGTCGCGGAGCTTCCGCTCTACCAACAACTCGGAGGCAGCAGACCAGCGGCCGGCGCCTTCATCGCGATCAACACTTTTACAGCGATCGTCGTCTTGTCGTTCGCCGCGGCGGTGCGTCTGAATGGTTTTTCCTTGCAGAGGAAGCCCAAGCCTACCGATCCGTAGCGACTGGCCGCTCTCACGAGAAAACGCCAACAAGATTTAAACGTGGGGCGTTGTGTCGGATGCTGTCCGAGAACCTAGCCGTTGGCGGCGAACTTCCCCCGCTCGGTCTTCTTGAAGCGGGCGCCCTGCCCTTTCGTGTTGATCTCCCGCAGGATCGCGCTATAGAGCGTGGCGTGGGGCGTCTTACCGCCAGGGCTCGACCAGTACCCCTTCGCTGCCATCGCCTCAACCATCTGTTTGGCGTTGAGCGGTTCTTTCGATTCGGCCAATACCTTCGCCGCCGCGTTGATGGCCGACATTCGCTTGGGTTCTTCTGCCTTCGCGGGCTTGGGATCGGGTTTCGGTTCGCTCGCTGGTGGCGTGGTCTTCGTTGCCTTAGCCGTTCGTCC
The nucleotide sequence above comes from Blastopirellula sp. J2-11. Encoded proteins:
- a CDS encoding winged helix-turn-helix domain-containing protein; this translates as MATKKTTSTRKPAAAKTTSTKGATKGRTAKATKTTPPASEPKPDPKPAKAEEPKRMSAINAAAKVLAESKEPLNAKQMVEAMAAKGYWSSPGGKTPHATLYSAILREINTKGQGARFKKTERGKFAANG